In Massilistercora timonensis, the following are encoded in one genomic region:
- a CDS encoding FAD:protein FMN transferase: MRYKKIAAFVIAAALLLSGCSGFSEKRNLTYTDTLYDTVISVQILDPAKEEVLKGCEKLCRKYDTMFSMTNEESEIYKINHAKGAPVEVSQDTITLIKKGIYYSEMTEGAFDITIGSVSQLWDFQAEDPKAPSSKALASARSHVNYKNIILKNNTVMLADPKAAIDVGAIAKGYIADRVKEYLEEEGVDHAIINLGGNVQTIGTKADGTDFNIAIQKPFAESGEAIASVKVQDQSVVTTGIYQRYFKTEDGTIYHHVLDPATGAPCKNNLYSVTIITNSSLTADAMSTVCFLLGYEEGMKLVDQLDNVDAVFITDDGKIHYSANFQKKG, encoded by the coding sequence ATGCGATATAAGAAAATTGCCGCTTTTGTGATCGCGGCAGCCCTTCTTCTTTCAGGATGTTCCGGATTTTCTGAAAAAAGAAACCTGACTTATACAGATACCCTCTACGACACGGTGATCAGTGTTCAGATCCTGGATCCCGCCAAGGAGGAAGTTCTGAAAGGCTGTGAAAAACTGTGCCGGAAGTATGACACTATGTTTTCCATGACCAATGAAGAAAGCGAGATCTATAAGATCAATCACGCAAAAGGAGCCCCCGTAGAAGTCTCTCAGGATACCATCACTCTGATCAAAAAGGGAATTTATTATTCAGAGATGACAGAAGGCGCATTTGATATTACCATCGGCTCCGTCTCCCAGCTGTGGGATTTCCAGGCGGAAGACCCCAAGGCTCCTTCTTCCAAGGCTCTTGCCTCTGCCCGCAGCCATGTAAATTACAAAAATATCATTTTGAAAAACAACACCGTAATGCTGGCAGATCCAAAAGCCGCCATTGACGTAGGGGCCATCGCCAAAGGCTACATCGCCGACCGGGTAAAGGAGTATCTGGAGGAAGAAGGTGTGGATCATGCCATCATCAATCTGGGCGGCAATGTCCAGACTATCGGAACCAAGGCAGACGGCACAGATTTCAATATTGCCATCCAGAAACCATTCGCGGAAAGCGGAGAGGCCATCGCCTCCGTGAAAGTTCAGGACCAGTCGGTGGTAACCACCGGGATTTATCAGCGATACTTTAAGACCGAGGACGGCACCATCTACCATCATGTTCTGGATCCGGCCACCGGCGCACCCTGCAAGAATAACCTGTACAGCGTTACCATCATCACCAACTCTTCTCTCACTGCCGACGCCATGAGCACCGTCTGCTTCCTGCTGGGCTATGAAGAAGGGATGAAGCTGGTGGATCAGCTGGATAATGTAGACGCAGTCTTCATTACTGACGATGGAAAGATCCATTATTCCGCCAACTTCCAGAAAAAAGGCTAA
- a CDS encoding RnfABCDGE type electron transport complex subunit D, whose translation MLMVVIALLPASAFGVYNFGLSALIMLISTTVSSVLTEYIYEKLMHKKITVNDFSAVVTGLLLGLNMPPTAPWWMGVIGGIFAILVVKQLFGGLGQNFMNPALGARCFLMISFAGQMTTFVYDGVTGPTPLAYVKDGAMDQVNTMNMLIGTIPGTIGETSVIAIIIGAIFLILMGVIDLRIPGTYIVTFAIFVGIFGHVAHPEIGFFDPQYITAHLCGGGLMLGAWFMATDYVTSPITKKGQIVYGIVLGLLTGLFRIFGGSAEGVSYAIIISNLLVPLIEKVTLPKPFGKGGEK comes from the coding sequence ATGCTCATGGTAGTCATCGCGCTGCTGCCGGCATCTGCCTTCGGAGTGTATAACTTTGGCTTATCCGCGCTGATCATGCTGATCAGCACTACAGTTTCTTCTGTACTGACGGAGTACATTTATGAGAAACTGATGCACAAGAAAATAACGGTCAACGACTTCAGTGCGGTCGTTACCGGTCTTCTGCTGGGACTGAATATGCCCCCCACAGCGCCATGGTGGATGGGTGTGATCGGTGGCATCTTCGCCATCCTGGTAGTAAAACAGCTGTTTGGAGGTCTGGGACAGAACTTCATGAACCCTGCCCTGGGAGCAAGATGTTTCCTGATGATCTCCTTTGCCGGTCAGATGACAACCTTTGTCTATGACGGCGTGACAGGTCCTACGCCCCTTGCCTACGTGAAGGATGGAGCGATGGATCAGGTAAACACCATGAATATGCTGATCGGAACCATCCCCGGAACCATCGGAGAGACTTCTGTGATCGCCATCATCATCGGAGCCATCTTCCTGATCCTGATGGGCGTCATTGACCTTCGGATCCCGGGAACTTATATCGTGACCTTCGCGATCTTTGTGGGGATCTTTGGCCATGTGGCTCATCCGGAGATCGGATTCTTCGATCCTCAGTACATCACCGCCCACCTGTGCGGCGGCGGCCTTATGCTGGGCGCCTGGTTTATGGCCACGGACTATGTAACGTCCCCCATCACCAAGAAGGGACAGATCGTATACGGTATCGTCCTGGGTCTTCTGACCGGTCTGTTCCGGATCTTCGGCGGCAGCGCGGAGGGCGTCTCCTACGCGATCATTATCAGTAACCTTCTGGTTCCGCTGATTGAGAAGGTTACTCTTCCAAAACCATTTGGTAAAGGAGGAGAGAAGTAA
- the rpsA gene encoding 30S ribosomal protein S1, translating into MSEKTFEQMLEESFKTIRNGEVVDGTVIDVKPDEIILNIGYKADGIIMRNEYTNEPNVDLTTMVSVGDTMTVKVLKVNDGEGQVLLTYKRLAAEKGNERLKEAYENHEVLKAPVTQILGGGLSVVIEEARVFIPASLVSDTYEKDLSKYQDQEIEFVISEFNPRRNRIIGDRRQLLVAERAERQKELFEKLKVGDTVEGTVKNVTDFGAFIDLGGIDGLLHISEMSWGRVENPKKVFQVGETVKVLIKDIHDTKIALSLKFPETNPWANAAEDYAVGKVIEGRVARMTDFGAFVELTPGVDALLHVSQISRAHVDKPSDVLSVGQVITAKIVDLNVEEKKISLSMKALESAEAESVDNGDSEEA; encoded by the coding sequence ATGTCAGAAAAAACTTTTGAACAAATGTTGGAAGAATCATTTAAGACTATCAGAAATGGAGAGGTCGTTGATGGTACCGTCATCGATGTAAAACCAGATGAGATCATTTTAAATATCGGATACAAGGCAGACGGGATCATCATGAGAAATGAGTACACCAACGAACCCAACGTGGATCTGACAACTATGGTGTCTGTTGGCGATACAATGACAGTAAAGGTTCTGAAGGTGAATGACGGAGAAGGACAGGTTCTCCTTACTTATAAGAGACTGGCGGCTGAGAAGGGCAATGAGCGTCTGAAAGAGGCTTATGAGAATCACGAAGTGCTGAAGGCTCCGGTAACCCAGATCCTGGGCGGCGGCTTAAGCGTAGTGATCGAGGAGGCAAGAGTCTTCATCCCGGCAAGCCTGGTTTCTGACACCTATGAGAAGGACTTGAGCAAATATCAGGATCAGGAGATCGAATTCGTGATCAGCGAGTTCAATCCCAGAAGGAACCGCATCATCGGCGACCGCAGACAGCTTCTGGTAGCTGAGCGGGCTGAGCGGCAGAAAGAACTGTTTGAGAAATTGAAAGTAGGAGATACCGTAGAGGGAACCGTTAAGAACGTGACTGATTTTGGCGCGTTTATCGACCTTGGCGGAATCGACGGCCTGCTCCACATCTCTGAGATGTCCTGGGGACGGGTTGAGAATCCCAAGAAGGTCTTCCAGGTAGGTGAGACCGTGAAGGTGCTGATCAAGGATATCCACGACACTAAGATCGCCCTGAGCCTGAAGTTCCCGGAGACCAATCCATGGGCTAACGCTGCTGAGGATTACGCGGTAGGCAAGGTGATCGAGGGCAGGGTTGCGAGAATGACAGATTTTGGCGCATTCGTAGAACTGACCCCGGGTGTGGACGCGCTGCTCCATGTTTCCCAGATCTCCAGGGCTCACGTGGACAAGCCTTCCGATGTACTGTCGGTAGGTCAGGTGATCACAGCCAAGATCGTAGATCTGAATGTGGAAGAGAAGAAGATCAGCCTGAGCATGAAAGCATTGGAGTCTGCTGAGGCAGAAAGTGTGGACAACGGTGATTCTGAGGAAGCATAA
- the ruvB gene encoding Holliday junction branch migration DNA helicase RuvB — translation MSRRIITTENLEEDIKIENHLRPQLLEDYIGQEKAKETLKVYIEAARARGEALDHVLFYGPPGLGKTTLAGIIANEMEVNLKITSGPAIEKPGEMAAILNNLQEGDVLFVDEIHRLNRQVEEVLYPAMEDYAIDIMIGKGATARSIRLDLPKFTLVGATTRAGMLTAPLRDRFGVVNRLEFYTIEELKQIILRSAQVLEVEIDEAGAYALARRSRGTPRLANRLLKRVRDFAQVRYDGKITEQVANGALDLLDVDKSGLDQTDRELLLTIIQKFQGGPVGLDTLAAAIGEDAGTIEDVYEPYLLKNGFLQRTPRGRVASEKAYAHLGISPENEEK, via the coding sequence ATGAGCAGAAGGATTATTACAACAGAAAATCTGGAAGAAGATATCAAGATCGAAAATCATCTGAGGCCTCAGCTTCTGGAGGATTATATCGGACAGGAGAAGGCCAAGGAGACGCTGAAGGTTTATATTGAGGCAGCCAGAGCCCGGGGAGAGGCGCTGGATCATGTGCTGTTCTACGGGCCGCCGGGACTTGGGAAGACCACGCTGGCAGGGATCATCGCCAATGAGATGGAGGTGAATCTTAAGATCACCTCCGGGCCGGCTATCGAGAAACCGGGAGAGATGGCGGCCATCCTCAACAACCTGCAGGAGGGGGACGTGCTCTTTGTGGATGAGATCCACCGGCTGAACCGGCAGGTGGAAGAGGTATTGTACCCCGCCATGGAAGATTACGCCATCGACATCATGATCGGGAAGGGGGCGACCGCCCGTTCCATCCGGCTGGATCTTCCAAAGTTTACTCTGGTAGGGGCGACGACCCGGGCGGGAATGCTGACGGCTCCATTGCGGGATCGGTTTGGCGTAGTAAACCGGCTGGAGTTCTATACCATTGAGGAATTAAAGCAGATCATCCTGCGTTCGGCCCAGGTGCTGGAGGTGGAGATCGACGAGGCGGGAGCCTATGCCCTGGCACGAAGATCCAGGGGGACCCCAAGACTTGCCAACCGGCTTCTGAAGCGGGTGCGGGACTTCGCCCAGGTGCGCTATGACGGAAAGATCACGGAACAGGTGGCCAACGGAGCGCTGGATCTTCTGGATGTGGATAAATCCGGGCTGGACCAGACGGACCGGGAACTGCTTCTGACCATTATCCAGAAGTTTCAGGGAGGGCCGGTAGGGCTTGACACTCTGGCGGCGGCCATCGGGGAAGACGCAGGGACGATTGAAGATGTGTACGAACCCTATCTTCTGAAAAACGGGTTCCTCCAGCGCACGCCCCGGGGACGGGTGGCGTCAGAGAAGGCTTATGCCCATCTGGGGATTTCCCCTGAAAATGAAGAAAAATAG
- a CDS encoding RnfABCDGE type electron transport complex subunit G, translating to MNKIIRNTIILTVITVISGFLLGLVYEVTAEPIARTQEAAKKEAWQAVFPDASEDAFQQIDVDADVAAQVVKDLGVDATVDEVCAVDGGETGYVVTVTDGEGYGGDIQITVGITADGTVSGVSFLSISETAGLGMKAQEPSFYEQYVGVQAERFYVSKDGGEGEPVDAISGATITTRAVTGAVNTALGYFQNAF from the coding sequence ATGAACAAGATTATCAGAAATACGATCATCCTGACGGTGATCACGGTTATCTCAGGTTTCCTTCTGGGACTGGTGTATGAGGTCACAGCAGAGCCTATCGCCAGGACACAGGAAGCCGCCAAGAAAGAAGCCTGGCAGGCAGTATTCCCGGATGCTTCCGAGGACGCGTTCCAGCAGATTGATGTAGATGCGGACGTGGCGGCGCAGGTTGTCAAAGACCTGGGCGTGGACGCTACGGTGGACGAAGTCTGCGCGGTTGACGGCGGCGAGACAGGTTATGTAGTTACGGTAACAGACGGTGAAGGGTACGGCGGTGACATCCAGATCACAGTCGGAATCACCGCGGACGGCACAGTGAGCGGAGTTTCCTTCCTCTCCATCAGCGAGACGGCCGGACTTGGAATGAAAGCCCAGGAGCCTTCCTTCTATGAGCAGTATGTAGGAGTACAGGCTGAGCGGTTCTATGTATCCAAAGACGGCGGCGAGGGAGAACCCGTCGATGCCATCAGCGGCGCCACCATCACAACAAGAGCAGTGACCGGCGCGGTGAACACAGCGCTTGGTTATTTCCAGAATGCGTTTTAG
- the rsxC gene encoding electron transport complex subunit RsxC, which yields MALLTFKGGIHPDDGKELAKGSEIVDLKPTGNLVYPVSQHIGAPAAPVVKVGDVVLKGQKIAEAGGFVSAPIYASVSGTVKAIEPHLNPTGGTVNSIVIENDGEYKEVEYPETKPLEEMSKEEILNAIGEAGVVGMGGAGFPTKVKLSPKEPDKIDYVIANCAECEPYITADYRCILETPEKLVGGMKVVLKLFDNAKGIFGVEDNKPDCIAKLKELTKDEPRMEVVSLKTKYPQGGERQLIYATTGRAINSAMLPADAGCVVDNVATMISIYQAVVEGKPSMERVVTVSGDAVEKPGNFRVPFGMNQAELVEAAGGFKSEPEKLISGGPMMGFAMFTLDVPVTKTSSAILGFTRDQASKFESTACINCGRCVDACPSRLIPSRLADYAEHHDEEAFTAHEGLECMECGCCSFVCPAKRQLKQAIGSMRKIALANRKKK from the coding sequence ATGGCATTGTTAACATTTAAGGGTGGTATCCACCCGGATGACGGCAAGGAGCTGGCAAAGGGCTCAGAAATCGTCGATCTGAAGCCAACTGGGAACCTGGTCTATCCGGTTTCACAGCACATCGGCGCCCCGGCTGCACCAGTCGTTAAAGTTGGGGATGTGGTTCTGAAAGGACAGAAGATCGCGGAAGCAGGCGGCTTTGTTTCCGCACCTATCTACGCTTCCGTATCCGGAACTGTAAAAGCGATCGAACCTCACCTGAACCCCACCGGCGGCACGGTCAACAGCATCGTGATCGAGAATGACGGGGAGTACAAAGAGGTTGAATACCCGGAGACAAAACCGCTGGAAGAGATGAGCAAGGAAGAGATCCTGAACGCCATCGGTGAAGCGGGTGTTGTTGGTATGGGCGGAGCCGGTTTCCCCACAAAGGTGAAGCTGTCCCCCAAGGAGCCGGACAAGATCGACTATGTGATCGCTAACTGCGCGGAATGTGAGCCTTACATCACCGCAGACTACCGGTGTATCCTGGAGACGCCGGAGAAACTGGTGGGCGGCATGAAAGTCGTGCTCAAGCTGTTTGATAACGCCAAAGGAATCTTTGGTGTAGAAGATAATAAGCCGGATTGTATCGCGAAGCTTAAAGAGCTTACCAAGGACGAGCCCCGAATGGAGGTTGTGTCTCTGAAGACCAAGTACCCTCAGGGAGGCGAGCGTCAGCTGATCTACGCAACCACAGGGCGGGCTATCAACTCCGCTATGCTGCCGGCAGACGCAGGATGTGTGGTAGACAATGTGGCCACCATGATCAGTATTTACCAGGCGGTAGTGGAAGGAAAGCCTTCCATGGAGCGTGTGGTTACAGTAAGTGGCGACGCGGTGGAGAAGCCGGGGAACTTCCGGGTGCCCTTTGGTATGAACCAGGCAGAGCTTGTAGAGGCGGCCGGTGGGTTTAAATCCGAACCGGAGAAACTGATCTCCGGCGGTCCCATGATGGGATTTGCCATGTTTACCCTGGATGTTCCGGTAACCAAGACGTCATCCGCGATCCTGGGATTTACCAGGGATCAGGCTTCCAAGTTTGAGTCCACTGCCTGTATCAACTGCGGACGGTGTGTGGATGCCTGTCCAAGCCGCCTGATCCCGTCCAGACTGGCGGATTACGCGGAACATCACGATGAGGAAGCGTTTACCGCCCACGAGGGCCTGGAATGTATGGAATGCGGCTGCTGCAGCTTTGTATGTCCTGCAAAACGCCAGCTGAAACAGGCGATCGGTTCCATGAGAAAGATTGCACTTGCGAACCGCAAGAAGAAATAA
- a CDS encoding NusG domain II-containing protein, translating to MKITEKFNKIFDKKIHLDLKKKDWALIGIVLCVAGLAFLLHEVVGGSGAGSVVVKVEGEIEGVYDLSEDQEIEINGGTNILLIKGGKADMIEADCPDQLCVHQKAISRNHESIICLPNQVVAEVESAESSEYDAVAQ from the coding sequence ATGAAGATCACTGAGAAATTCAATAAGATATTCGATAAAAAGATCCATCTGGATCTGAAGAAGAAGGACTGGGCACTGATCGGGATCGTTCTGTGCGTGGCAGGCCTTGCGTTCCTTCTCCATGAGGTGGTTGGGGGAAGCGGCGCCGGAAGCGTTGTAGTTAAGGTGGAAGGAGAGATCGAGGGAGTCTATGATCTCTCAGAAGACCAGGAGATCGAGATTAACGGCGGGACCAATATTCTTCTGATCAAAGGCGGCAAAGCAGATATGATCGAGGCGGACTGCCCGGACCAGCTCTGCGTGCATCAGAAAGCCATCTCCAGGAACCATGAGTCTATCATCTGCCTGCCGAACCAGGTGGTAGCTGAGGTGGAGAGCGCGGAGAGCAGCGAGTATGATGCGGTTGCACAGTAG
- a CDS encoding DUF2752 domain-containing protein, giving the protein MKRTFRQVVNDGWKILREDIYGVRGVIIALALYFLFFRYILRSICPVVLVTGFPCPGCGMTRAAFCVLHLDFIGAWETHPFIFPIILLAAVFAWNRYILCRTSQPLLKKCVVVLAVAMILFYLWRMYVYFPGEPPMSYYKGNLIARIRELLLHLPW; this is encoded by the coding sequence ATGAAACGAACCTTCAGACAGGTCGTTAACGACGGATGGAAGATTTTAAGAGAAGATATCTACGGGGTCAGAGGCGTGATCATCGCTTTGGCGCTGTATTTTCTTTTTTTTCGGTATATCCTGCGAAGTATCTGCCCGGTGGTCCTGGTGACCGGATTCCCTTGTCCGGGCTGTGGCATGACCCGGGCGGCCTTCTGCGTGCTTCATCTGGACTTTATAGGAGCCTGGGAGACTCATCCCTTTATCTTCCCGATCATCCTGTTGGCGGCAGTGTTCGCCTGGAACCGGTATATCTTATGCAGGACAAGTCAGCCGTTATTGAAGAAATGCGTGGTTGTGCTGGCGGTGGCCATGATCCTTTTTTATCTGTGGAGGATGTATGTGTATTTCCCGGGAGAGCCGCCTATGAGCTACTATAAGGGGAATCTCATCGCCAGAATCCGGGAACTTCTATTGCATTTGCCCTGGTAG
- a CDS encoding RnfABCDGE type electron transport complex subunit B, producing the protein MSMTGIILAAVIVGGTGLFIGIFLGLADKKFAVEVDEKEEAVLGVLPGNNCGGCGYPGCSGLAAAIAAGEAPVNACPVGGAPVAAKIGEIMGVDAGEQIHEVAFVKCAGTCEAAKTDYEYSGLHDCVMINMMQHGGPKACVYGCIGEGTCVAACPFDAIHIVDGVAVVDKEACKACGKCVAACPRHLIELVPYEQKHLVQCSSKDKGKDVMKACSVGCIGCKMCEKVCEFDAVKVTDNVAYIDTTKCTNCGACAEKCPKKIIL; encoded by the coding sequence ATGAGTATGACAGGAATTATTTTGGCTGCGGTCATTGTAGGCGGTACTGGGTTGTTCATCGGTATCTTCCTTGGACTGGCAGACAAAAAGTTTGCGGTAGAAGTAGATGAAAAAGAAGAAGCAGTCCTGGGTGTGCTGCCCGGCAACAACTGCGGCGGCTGCGGATATCCGGGATGTTCCGGACTGGCGGCGGCCATTGCGGCCGGCGAGGCTCCGGTGAATGCCTGTCCGGTAGGCGGCGCTCCGGTGGCGGCTAAGATCGGTGAGATCATGGGCGTTGACGCAGGAGAGCAGATACATGAGGTGGCCTTTGTAAAATGTGCGGGCACCTGTGAGGCGGCCAAGACGGATTATGAGTACAGCGGTCTTCATGACTGTGTGATGATCAATATGATGCAGCATGGCGGACCAAAGGCCTGTGTATACGGCTGTATCGGAGAAGGCACCTGTGTAGCGGCCTGCCCCTTTGACGCCATCCATATCGTAGACGGTGTGGCAGTTGTGGACAAAGAGGCCTGCAAGGCCTGCGGCAAGTGTGTGGCGGCATGCCCGAGACATCTGATCGAGCTGGTTCCCTATGAGCAGAAGCACCTGGTGCAGTGCAGCTCCAAGGATAAGGGCAAAGATGTGATGAAAGCCTGCTCCGTGGGCTGTATCGGATGTAAGATGTGCGAGAAAGTGTGTGAGTTTGACGCAGTGAAGGTAACAGACAACGTGGCGTATATCGATACTACTAAATGTACCAACTGCGGCGCCTGTGCAGAAAAGTGTCCGAAGAAGATCATTTTGTAA
- a CDS encoding Gx transporter family protein: protein MKNRVAYFGVFTALALIFSYVESLIPIQLGIPGVKLGLANLIIVIALYKMRLSEVFLLSIVRILLSGFLFGNYFSILYSLAGGLLSLAVMALLKKAGDFSVMGISMAGGVSHNVGQLVVAMLVVETVSVSYYLPVLLVAGLVTGFLIGVAAGEMLKRLVNIQFY from the coding sequence ATGAAGAACCGTGTGGCGTATTTCGGAGTATTTACAGCTCTTGCGCTGATCTTCAGTTATGTAGAGTCTCTGATCCCTATTCAGCTTGGGATCCCGGGAGTGAAGCTGGGGCTGGCCAATCTAATCATTGTTATCGCACTGTATAAAATGCGGCTATCGGAGGTGTTTTTGCTCTCCATAGTCCGTATTTTGCTTTCTGGTTTTCTTTTTGGAAATTATTTCAGCATCCTCTACAGTCTGGCGGGAGGACTTTTGAGCCTGGCGGTGATGGCACTTCTGAAGAAGGCGGGAGATTTCAGCGTCATGGGGATCAGCATGGCGGGCGGTGTATCCCACAACGTGGGGCAGCTTGTGGTAGCCATGCTCGTGGTGGAGACAGTTAGCGTCAGCTATTATCTGCCGGTGCTTCTTGTGGCCGGGCTGGTGACAGGGTTTCTCATCGGCGTGGCTGCGGGAGAGATGTTGAAGCGGCTTGTGAATATTCAGTTTTATTAG
- a CDS encoding electron transport complex subunit E has translation MNSCGERLKNGLITENPIFVLMLGMCPTLAVTTSAVNGIGMGLSTTAVLVMSNLLISMLRKIIPDSVRMPAFIVVVASFVTIVDFLMEGFTPSLYSALGIYIPLIVVNCIILGRAESYASKNPVLPSIFDGLGMGLGFTVALIAIGLVREIIGAGQAFGYQLLPIADEAAGTAGYVPVAIFVQAPGAFLVLAVLAAIQNKVKINLEKKGKDASKIQSGCGADCATCGGCPSGAGNGKE, from the coding sequence ATGAATAGTTGTGGCGAAAGATTAAAAAATGGTCTGATAACAGAAAATCCTATTTTTGTTCTGATGCTGGGTATGTGTCCTACGCTGGCGGTCACCACATCGGCGGTCAATGGTATCGGTATGGGCCTGTCCACTACGGCGGTGCTTGTTATGTCCAACCTTCTGATCTCCATGCTGCGCAAGATCATTCCGGATTCTGTGCGTATGCCGGCGTTTATCGTAGTTGTGGCATCTTTTGTAACCATTGTTGACTTCCTGATGGAAGGATTTACCCCGTCTCTTTACAGCGCGCTGGGAATCTACATTCCCCTGATCGTTGTAAACTGTATCATCCTGGGACGTGCGGAGAGCTATGCTTCCAAGAATCCGGTGCTGCCGTCCATCTTTGACGGACTTGGCATGGGCCTTGGATTTACGGTTGCTCTGATCGCTATCGGTCTGGTCCGAGAGATCATCGGAGCCGGACAGGCATTTGGCTATCAGCTTCTGCCCATCGCCGATGAGGCTGCGGGAACAGCCGGATATGTGCCGGTGGCCATCTTTGTTCAGGCGCCGGGAGCCTTCCTGGTACTGGCAGTGTTGGCGGCGATCCAGAACAAGGTAAAGATCAACCTGGAGAAGAAGGGCAAGGATGCGTCCAAGATCCAGTCCGGCTGCGGCGCGGACTGCGCAACCTGCGGCGGTTGTCCGTCTGGAGCCGGGAATGGAAAGGAATAG
- the zapA gene encoding cell division protein ZapA gives MASSKNYTEVLIGGKVFTLSGFESEEYLQKVSTYLNHKIEECSSSEGYRKQNSETRNVLLALNIADDYFKARKQGASLESDIEAKDKDMYDLKHELISVQIKLENAEKAMDRLKEENKELQMKIVELETQMKNKQK, from the coding sequence ATGGCATCATCAAAAAATTATACTGAAGTATTGATCGGAGGAAAGGTATTTACCTTAAGCGGGTTCGAGAGCGAGGAGTACCTGCAGAAGGTGTCTACCTATCTGAATCATAAGATCGAAGAATGCAGCAGCAGCGAGGGATATCGCAAGCAGAATTCCGAGACCAGGAACGTCCTCCTGGCGCTGAACATCGCGGACGATTATTTTAAGGCGAGAAAACAGGGAGCCTCACTGGAGAGCGATATCGAGGCCAAGGACAAAGATATGTACGACCTGAAGCACGAGCTGATCTCCGTCCAGATCAAGCTGGAGAACGCGGAGAAGGCTATGGACAGGCTGAAAGAAGAGAACAAGGAGCTTCAGATGAAGATCGTGGAGCTTGAGACACAGATGAAGAACAAACAGAAGTAA
- a CDS encoding RnfABCDGE type electron transport complex subunit A — protein MAELILIAVGSALVSNVVLSQFLGICSFLGVSRKTDTAVGMGGAVIFVITLASLVAGLLYEFILHPLGFEYLNTIVFILVIAALVQIVEMFLKKFVPSLYNALGVYLPLITTNCAVLGVALNNVQYEYNLLEGVVNGFATGVGYLIAIVLLAGIREKMEYNDIPESFKGMPIVLLTSTLMAIAFYGFAGLI, from the coding sequence ATGGCAGAATTGATTTTGATCGCAGTTGGATCTGCGCTTGTAAGCAACGTCGTACTCAGCCAGTTCCTTGGAATCTGTTCTTTCCTGGGTGTGTCCAGGAAAACAGACACTGCTGTTGGAATGGGCGGAGCCGTAATCTTCGTTATTACGCTTGCCTCTCTGGTGGCTGGCCTTCTGTACGAGTTTATCCTGCATCCGCTGGGATTTGAGTATCTGAATACGATCGTGTTCATCCTGGTCATCGCGGCTCTGGTGCAGATCGTGGAAATGTTCCTGAAGAAGTTTGTACCTTCCCTTTACAATGCGCTTGGCGTGTATCTTCCTCTGATCACCACCAACTGCGCGGTGCTGGGTGTGGCGCTTAACAACGTACAGTATGAGTACAATCTTCTGGAAGGTGTAGTAAACGGATTCGCCACCGGCGTGGGCTATCTGATCGCTATCGTGCTGCTGGCAGGCATCCGTGAGAAGATGGAATACAATGATATCCCCGAGTCCTTCAAGGGAATGCCCATCGTGCTCTTGACTTCAACACTGATGGCCATCGCTTTCTACGGATTCGCGGGGCTGATTTAG
- the ruvA gene encoding Holliday junction branch migration protein RuvA, giving the protein MIEFIKGELAALDSDKAVVEVGGVGFGVYMSGQALGMLPQPGHTVKLYTYLNVKEDALQLYGFLTRDDLEIFRLLIGVSGIGPKGALGILSGLTPDELRFAVMSNDVKAISAAPGIGKKTAEKLILELKDKLRIEDVLEHAASEGRSGGAAAPGGTVATEAVQALVALGYGSTEALQAVKQVEISEDMEVEEVLKAALKFVAF; this is encoded by the coding sequence ATGATCGAGTTTATCAAAGGGGAACTTGCAGCCCTGGATTCAGATAAAGCAGTTGTGGAAGTGGGAGGCGTAGGCTTTGGCGTCTACATGTCGGGACAGGCTCTGGGAATGCTTCCCCAGCCCGGACATACGGTGAAGCTTTATACATATCTGAATGTGAAGGAGGACGCCCTGCAGCTCTATGGGTTCCTCACCAGAGACGACTTGGAGATCTTCCGTCTGCTGATCGGAGTCAGCGGCATCGGGCCCAAAGGAGCGTTGGGGATCCTGTCCGGCCTTACCCCGGACGAACTGCGTTTTGCGGTGATGTCCAACGATGTGAAAGCTATCTCTGCGGCTCCCGGGATTGGGAAGAAGACGGCGGAGAAACTGATCCTGGAGTTGAAGGACAAGCTGCGGATCGAGGATGTGCTGGAGCATGCGGCGTCTGAGGGAAGAAGCGGGGGCGCAGCTGCTCCCGGAGGAACTGTGGCTACAGAGGCGGTGCAGGCGCTGGTGGCGCTGGGGTATGGGAGTACGGAAGCCCTGCAGGCAGTGAAACAGGTGGAGATCTCAGAGGATATGGAAGTGGAAGAGGTGCTGAAGGCAGCGCTTAAATTCGTGGCATTCTGA